The window TGGTAAACTCGAGATCTTGCATATCACAATTGTGCTTCTCAAGTTTGGTACGAATACCTACAAGCTCTTTGTAAAGCTTAGGCATTACTTGCTCAAGTGATGGCAAGATTGAACCTTCGTGACGAGTTACCTCATTAAGCGGATTTGGTGTACGAATACCGGCAACAACGTCTTCACCTTGAGCATTTACAAGCCATTCACCAAAGAACTTGTTCTCGCCAGTGGCTGGATTACGTGTAAAGGCGACGCCAGTGGCAGAACTTTCACCCATATTGCCAAAAACCATCGCCTGAACATTTACTGCAGTACCCCACTCATCAGGGATACCTTCAATGCGACGATAAGAAACGGCGCGCTTACCATTCCAACTCTTGAATACAGCGCCAATGCCACCCCAAAGTTGTTCCATGGCATCGTCTGGAAATGGCTTACCTAAAACTTCTTTAACTTTGGCTTTGTAAATCTTTGCAAGCGCTTCAAGGTCTTCTGCCGTGAGATCTATATCTTGCGTGACACCTTTTTCACGCTTCATCTTGGCAAGTTCTGCCTCAAGTTGTTGGCGTACGCCTTTGCCTTCAGCAGGCTCGATACCATCAGCCTTCTCCATAACTACATCGGAGTACATTTGAATAAGGCGACGATATGAATCCCAAACAAAACGTGGGTTTTGAGTGAGTTCAATCATCCCCTTAATGGTCTTAGAGGTAAGACCAATATTGAGAACCGTCTCCATCATACCGGGCATTGATTTACGAGCACCCGAACGAGCTGAGACTAATAATGGATTTTTGGGATCACCAAACTTAGGACCACCAAGTACACGCTCAGCTTTTTTAAGAGCTGATTCTACCTGCTCTTTTAGACCAACAGGATATTTGGATTTGCTTTTATAATAATCAGTACAAACCTCAGTAGTGATAGTGAACCCAGGTGGTACGTTAATACCCAAACGCGCCATCTCAGCAAGTCCTGCGCCCTTGCCGCCCAAGAGATTTCGCATCTTCTCGCTGCCATCGGCTTTGCCACCGCCGAAAAAATATACCATTCGTTTAGCCGCTTTACTCGCCATCGAGATCTTCTCCTTAACCAATTTCGTTATGATGAAATGCTCATATTTGAGCGCTTGCTTGCACATTTATTAAATGGCCGCAAGCTACCAGCAGACCATCCTGGCGCCGGACTAAAACACCAATTTCAGTTTAAATTCAAGGAGTAAACGCTTTTTTAAAGTTAAAAAATATTTTGGCTATTGGTTGGATGGATAAATGCTAGATGGCAAAAAATACTTACTCGCAGTAAGAAAAATTCGCAAACCAGAGTTTTGCTTGTCACATTCGTTACCATTAAGTAACGATCCCCTTAATAAATTAGTAGGTCAGGCACATAATTTTTTTCTTGCAGTAATCAAATGAATACCGAAACTTTTATACTTCGGTCATCTCAATGTGGCCTTTATAATAGGCGCCATCTTCAATTTCGATACTAGGTGCGGTCATATCACCGACCAGGCGGCCACCGGCGTGAATGGCTATCTTATGACGCGCATTAAGATCTCCCTCCATTTCGCCACGAATAGTAATGTTTTCGGTTTGAATATCTGCTTTTATACGACCACCTACCTCAATAATGAGGCTTTTTTTCATAGTAATCGTACCTTCGACAGTCCCTTCAATTACTAGATCGTCCTCCCCATGAAGTTCACCCTTGATGTACAGGCCTTTGCCAATAACACCAGCTACCATTTTGCCGATCTCCTTAAAAAAAACGCGTGCACTTGTTCTTTAGCTTATAACTAAGCCTAGCACATTTTTGGGGGAAAGACTCAAATTGCAAATACAGACTCCCCCTATTCCACGATCTTGGAGGGCATCGCGTATTTATATTGCCGTAGCAATTTGTGCAATTATCCCAGCTAAAATAAGTGCTACACCAAAATTTAATGCCGCTGATTTAAGGCAGGTTTTATATCCTCCCTCTTTCCATAGTGCTGCTAGCGTAGCGATACAAGGTATATAAAACATTGTAAAAACTACAAACACTAATATCTGAGCGTGAGTTAATATCGAAGTAAAATCATTTACCCCTAAAGCCGCCTCTAACATTACTAAAGTAAGTTCTTTACGAAATATACCAAGTAGAAGAGCAATGCCAACTATTTCTGGCAAACCTAACACCCAAGTAGTTAATGGTGATAAGGCATGATTAATGTAAGTATCAATACCAAAATGTGATAAGGCAGAAAGAACCACACTCGAAATTAAGATCACTGGCCATGCCACAATAATAAATTCGCGCAAACGCAACCAGACCTTTTTTACTACAATACTGGGATAAGGTCGGCGTAGAGCTGGGACTTCCATGAATAGACCAAGTGACGGATAGCGTTTTGAACGTGAAAGCGCGAAAGAAACAGTTGCCGCAATAGCAATTGCAAAAACATAAAGCCCCGCTACCCAAACAGCACCAAGATATTTACCGGCTAAGGCTAATATAATTACGCTTCGTGCTGAGCAAATCACAAACGGTATTGTTAGCATGGTAATAAAGCGGTCACGCGAGTTTTCTAAATTACGCGTGGCCATGATCGCTGGCACATTGCAGCCACAACCAAGTAGCAAAGGCATTACCGATTTACCGTGCAAACCAACGCGATGCAAAATGCCATCAACCATAAAAGCAATACGTGGCAGTATGCCGCTGTCTTCATAGATAGCGAGCAAAAGCAGTAACGGAATTAAATAAGGTAATACAATACCCGCCCCAGCAAATACACCTTCGGCTAGACCAGACAATAAAGCAATCGTTAAACCAGTACCAAGCGATGAAACATAGGTAAGCAAATTTGAAAGCGGCTCATCAATAAGTCCGGCCACTTTATCGCCAAGAAAGAAGGCAAGATAAAAAGTGAGCAGCAATGAAGCTATTACGGTTATGCTACCCCCGAAGGGATCAGTCATAAACCGGTCAATCTTATCACGTAAACCTGGTAGTGCCCCATGTTGATGTGATGCAATTTGCTCATAAATATCAAGCACCAAAGCATGACGATGCGATGCCAACACTGAAGCTTCAGACCAACCATGTAAATCAGCGAGGCTTTTGCGTTCATTACGCACCATATTGACAAATTCAGGCGCAATTTTTTTAGCAATTTCTTCTAGCTCATCATCCATTTCAAGCAACCGCAAAATCACAAATCGCTCATTCATTTTTAGTGTTTGTAAAAGAGCGGTGGGATAAGACTTGCTGATTTTGGCAATACAATCTTCTACATCAAGGTCATAGGTTGGTTGCACTGGGTTAAAACTACCATCTGCAACTTCAAGAGCCTTACGAAATAATTCTTCAATGCCACTGCCCAATACCGCAACTACATGTTCTGATCGTATACCGGTTAACTCAAACAGCTTTTGCCCATCAATAGAAATGCCTTTACGGTGTGCTTCATCAATCATATTTAAGCACATAACCATCGGTATTTTCATTTCAAGAAGCTGCAGCGATAACTCTAAAGAACGCGAAAGCAATGCGGAGTCGACAACATTAACAATGACATCAACCTCACCAGATAGCAGATAGTCTCGCGCGACTCGTTCAGCAGGATCAAATGATGAAATTGAGTATGTACCGGGGAGGTCAATTATTCGCAATAAGCGACCATCAAGCCTAAGTGATGTTTCAGCAAAGGCAACCGAGGTACCTGCAAAATTACCAGTATCAACCTTAAAACCTGCTACTGCATTAAATAAAGTGGATTTGCCGCAATTTGGTTGCCCAGCAAGGGC of the Deltaproteobacteria bacterium genome contains:
- a CDS encoding polymer-forming cytoskeletal protein produces the protein MVAGVIGKGLYIKGELHGEDDLVIEGTVEGTITMKKSLIIEVGGRIKADIQTENITIRGEMEGDLNARHKIAIHAGGRLVGDMTAPSIEIEDGAYYKGHIEMTEV
- the feoB gene encoding ferrous iron transport protein B — its product is MPKKHKVDEIVIALAGQPNCGKSTLFNAVAGFKVDTGNFAGTSVAFAETSLRLDGRLLRIIDLPGTYSISSFDPAERVARDYLLSGEVDVIVNVVDSALLSRSLELSLQLLEMKIPMVMCLNMIDEAHRKGISIDGQKLFELTGIRSEHVVAVLGSGIEELFRKALEVADGSFNPVQPTYDLDVEDCIAKISKSYPTALLQTLKMNERFVILRLLEMDDELEEIAKKIAPEFVNMVRNERKSLADLHGWSEASVLASHRHALVLDIYEQIASHQHGALPGLRDKIDRFMTDPFGGSITVIASLLLTFYLAFFLGDKVAGLIDEPLSNLLTYVSSLGTGLTIALLSGLAEGVFAGAGIVLPYLIPLLLLLAIYEDSGILPRIAFMVDGILHRVGLHGKSVMPLLLGCGCNVPAIMATRNLENSRDRFITMLTIPFVICSARSVIILALAGKYLGAVWVAGLYVFAIAIAATVSFALSRSKRYPSLGLFMEVPALRRPYPSIVVKKVWLRLREFIIVAWPVILISSVVLSALSHFGIDTYINHALSPLTTWVLGLPEIVGIALLLGIFRKELTLVMLEAALGVNDFTSILTHAQILVFVVFTMFYIPCIATLAALWKEGGYKTCLKSAALNFGVALILAGIIAQIATAI